From the genome of Lentimicrobiaceae bacterium, one region includes:
- a CDS encoding glutamine synthetase family protein has product MTNIIDMNPNPLVRYLNKPAGDFTRNDLVKFIEAHDIKMINFRFVGGDGRLKTLNFVINSKKHLESILTSGERVDGSSLFSYVEAGSSDLYVIPRYRTAFLNPFASIPTLDILCAFYNKDGEPLASSPQYILRKAHEALQMETGLSFEVMGELEYYIISEQNHLFPTPDQKGYQESTPFNKWQQLRVEAMHAIAQTGGTIKYGHSEVGNFNMNGLDYEQNEIEFLPAPLEDAADQLVVAKWILRSLAYKYGVSVSFAPKITTGKAGSGLHVHTKLVKDGINKMVENGMLNDTAKKAIAGYLYLAPSLTAFGNMNPTSYFRLVPHQEAPTNICWGDRNRSVLVRVPLGWSGANNMNKHANPIEETVANDLSFKQTVEFRCPDGSADIYLLFAGLTVAARHGLQMENALENARNAYVDVNIFMDEHKETLNRLNHLPASCWESAEMLAKQKDIYLKYGVFTPAIIEGIIQRLKNFNDKNLREQIHRDKEKILQLVEQYFHCG; this is encoded by the coding sequence ATGACGAATATCATTGATATGAACCCCAATCCCCTTGTTCGCTACTTGAATAAGCCTGCCGGGGATTTTACACGCAACGATTTAGTAAAGTTTATTGAAGCCCATGACATTAAAATGATTAATTTCAGATTCGTGGGCGGAGACGGGCGATTGAAAACCCTCAATTTTGTTATCAACAGCAAAAAACATCTTGAAAGCATTTTAACTTCCGGTGAAAGAGTGGATGGTTCCAGCCTGTTTAGTTATGTGGAAGCCGGTTCCAGCGATTTGTATGTGATTCCACGATACAGAACTGCTTTTTTAAACCCTTTTGCCTCTATTCCTACTCTCGATATTCTCTGTGCATTTTACAACAAAGACGGCGAACCGCTTGCCAGTTCACCCCAATATATTTTGCGGAAAGCACATGAAGCACTTCAGATGGAAACCGGTTTATCGTTTGAAGTTATGGGGGAGCTCGAATATTATATTATAAGTGAACAAAATCATTTGTTTCCCACACCCGACCAGAAAGGATACCAGGAATCTACTCCTTTTAATAAATGGCAACAACTCAGGGTGGAAGCCATGCATGCCATTGCTCAAACTGGTGGAACGATAAAATACGGTCATTCGGAAGTAGGTAATTTTAATATGAATGGGCTTGATTACGAACAAAATGAAATAGAATTTCTTCCTGCTCCGCTTGAAGATGCCGCCGATCAACTCGTCGTAGCCAAATGGATACTTCGTTCGTTGGCTTACAAGTATGGCGTTTCCGTTTCTTTTGCACCCAAAATTACTACAGGTAAAGCCGGAAGCGGATTGCACGTGCATACCAAACTGGTAAAAGATGGAATAAACAAAATGGTAGAAAACGGAATGTTAAACGATACTGCTAAAAAAGCCATTGCCGGGTATCTGTATTTAGCTCCTTCGCTCACGGCTTTCGGAAATATGAATCCAACTTCTTATTTCCGTTTGGTTCCACACCAGGAAGCTCCTACAAATATTTGCTGGGGCGACCGCAACCGTTCTGTTTTGGTTAGGGTTCCTTTGGGTTGGTCGGGGGCTAATAATATGAACAAACATGCCAACCCCATTGAAGAAACTGTAGCAAACGATCTGTCGTTTAAGCAAACTGTGGAATTCCGTTGTCCGGATGGCTCAGCAGATATTTACTTATTATTTGCAGGATTAACTGTTGCAGCCCGCCACGGCCTGCAAATGGAAAATGCCCTTGAAAATGCCCGGAATGCCTATGTGGATGTTAATATTTTCATGGATGAACACAAAGAAACCTTAAACAGGCTGAACCATCTTCCTGCTTCGTGCTGGGAATCGGCTGAAATGCTTGCAAAACAGAAAGACATTTATCTTAAATACGGAGTATTCACTCCCGCAATTATTGAAGGAATTATCCAAAGGCTCAAAAATTTTAACGATAAAAACCTTCGCGAACAAATTCATCGCGATAAAGAAAAAATACTGCAACTTGTAGAACAATATTTCCATTGTGGATAA